One part of the Flavobacterium johnsoniae UW101 genome encodes these proteins:
- a CDS encoding SMI1/KNR4 family protein, which translates to MKTEYFNAVNELKNWILNNKVIIEDTSYRNEKADIKTFKIQNISTEELQDIKSLTNNNLEDSYYYFLQEIGTGQFFIGEYFAKFELYNLEQLKNYNALVQQEIEGEDEASEDNYFMIGSHLSMGDWIGFCTTKQDTNNFDVYCHEYPICEYAETSNELKSWRSFEDWIIKVVKTKGEESL; encoded by the coding sequence ATGAAAACTGAATATTTTAATGCAGTTAATGAATTAAAAAACTGGATTCTCAACAATAAGGTAATAATTGAAGATACATCTTACAGAAATGAGAAAGCTGATATCAAAACTTTCAAAATTCAAAATATTTCAACCGAAGAACTACAAGATATAAAAAGTTTAACAAATAACAATTTAGAAGATTCATATTATTACTTCTTACAAGAAATAGGAACCGGCCAGTTCTTTATTGGTGAATATTTTGCTAAATTCGAACTTTATAATCTGGAACAATTGAAAAATTACAATGCGCTAGTACAACAAGAAATCGAAGGAGAAGATGAGGCGTCAGAAGACAATTATTTCATGATTGGCAGTCATTTATCGATGGGTGATTGGATTGGTTTTTGCACAACAAAACAAGACACTAATAATTTTGATGTCTATTGTCATGAATACCCTATCTGCGAATATGCAGAAACTTCTAATGAACTCAAATCTTGGAGGAGCTTTGAAGATTGGATTATAAAGGTTGTAAAGACAAAAGGAGAAGAATCTTTATAA
- the purH gene encoding bifunctional phosphoribosylaminoimidazolecarboxamide formyltransferase/IMP cyclohydrolase, which yields MSTTKKIQSALISVFSKDGLEPIVRKLHEQNVTLYSTGGTQDFIKNLGIPVVPVEDITSFPEILGGRVKTLHPKIFGGILNRQDNESDVQQMKEFDIPQIDLVIVDLYPFEKTVASGASEQDIIEKIDIGGISLIRAGAKNFKDTVIVASVNEYSLLLDIITEQNGSTTLENRRLFASKAFHVSSHYDGAIFNYFNTDETIYKESIADGQVLRYGENPHQKGFFFGDFDAMFKKVHGKELSYNNLLDVDAAVNLIAEFKTDGPTFAILKHNNACGLASRKTISEAYLAALACDPTSAFGGVLIANTKIDVETAQEINKLFCEVVIAPAYDDEAITILQEKKNRIILVQNEVELPSRQVRTCLNGLLIQDRNNITDNKEHLKTVTVTEPTAQEIEDLIFASKICKNTKSNTIVFAKNGTLISSGTGQTSRVDALIQAVDKAKAFGFDLNGASMASDAFFPFPDCVELAKKAGITAVIQPGGSIKDELSINYCNENNLAMVFTGTRHFKH from the coding sequence ATGAGCACAACTAAAAAAATACAATCAGCGTTAATATCTGTTTTTTCGAAAGATGGATTAGAGCCAATCGTTAGAAAATTACACGAACAAAACGTAACACTTTATTCAACTGGAGGAACTCAGGATTTTATTAAAAACCTTGGAATTCCGGTAGTTCCTGTTGAAGATATTACTTCATTTCCTGAAATTCTTGGCGGACGAGTAAAAACTTTACACCCGAAAATTTTTGGCGGAATTTTAAATCGTCAGGACAATGAAAGTGATGTGCAGCAAATGAAAGAATTTGACATTCCTCAAATTGATTTAGTAATTGTTGATTTGTATCCTTTTGAAAAAACAGTTGCTTCTGGTGCAAGCGAACAAGATATTATTGAAAAAATTGATATTGGCGGAATTTCATTAATTCGTGCTGGTGCAAAAAATTTCAAAGACACTGTAATTGTAGCTTCGGTTAACGAATACAGCTTACTTTTAGACATCATTACAGAACAAAACGGAAGCACAACTCTTGAAAACAGAAGATTATTTGCTTCAAAAGCTTTCCATGTTTCATCTCACTATGATGGAGCAATTTTTAACTACTTCAATACAGACGAAACAATCTACAAAGAAAGTATTGCAGATGGTCAAGTTTTAAGATATGGCGAAAACCCACACCAAAAAGGATTTTTCTTTGGAGATTTTGATGCTATGTTCAAAAAAGTTCACGGAAAAGAGTTATCTTACAACAACTTATTAGATGTTGATGCTGCAGTTAACTTAATTGCTGAGTTTAAAACTGACGGACCAACATTTGCTATCTTAAAACATAACAATGCTTGTGGTTTAGCTTCAAGAAAAACAATCAGCGAAGCTTATTTAGCAGCTTTGGCATGCGATCCAACATCTGCTTTTGGAGGTGTATTGATTGCAAACACTAAAATTGATGTAGAAACAGCTCAGGAAATCAACAAGTTATTCTGCGAAGTAGTAATCGCTCCAGCTTATGACGATGAAGCAATTACAATTTTACAAGAGAAGAAAAACAGAATTATTTTAGTTCAAAATGAAGTTGAATTACCATCTCGCCAAGTAAGAACTTGTCTTAATGGTTTGTTAATTCAGGACAGAAATAATATTACGGATAATAAAGAGCACTTAAAAACCGTTACAGTTACAGAACCTACTGCTCAGGAGATCGAAGATTTAATCTTTGCTTCGAAAATTTGCAAAAACACAAAATCAAATACCATAGTATTTGCAAAGAATGGGACATTAATTTCATCAGGTACAGGTCAGACTTCAAGAGTTGACGCCTTAATTCAGGCTGTCGACAAAGCAAAAGCTTTTGGATTTGATTTAAATGGTGCTTCAATGGCAAGTGATGCCTTTTTCCCATTTCCTGACTGTGTTGAATTAGCTAAAAAAGCAGGAATAACTGCTGTAATTCAGCCTGGAGGTTCGATAAAAGATGAATTAAGCATAAAT
- a CDS encoding ABC transporter permease: protein MLLYLRLLKESLSFAINALRNNKLRTLLSLLGVTIGIFSIIAVLAAVDSLDKKISKDLSSLDKNTIYLMKFSFGPSEIPQWKREQFPNVKYDEYVNLKNSLNNTDQVGYQLWVNKETLKYDSKTVADVRINPSSFEMGDIDGLSFEKGRFYNESESNSGTAVIVLGYEIAQGLFGDIDPIGKNIRLYGQRFTVIGVIAKQGAGFFGDSNDTSVYLPANFLRRMYGDSDAMTPMIILKPTKGVDMEAYKAEVSQKLRAIRGMKAGEMDNFFINVLSGFTDFIDGILGQMNVVGWIISGFSLLVGGFGIANIMFVSVKERTNLIGIQKSLGAKNRFILFQFLFEAIILSVIGGIIGLLMVWGIAVILTKALDFEFVLSFGNIILGTTLAALIGLISGILPAISAANLDPVEAIRTGM, encoded by the coding sequence ATGCTTCTTTATCTAAGATTATTAAAAGAAAGTCTAAGCTTTGCCATAAACGCTTTACGAAATAATAAACTTCGTACTTTGTTGTCGTTATTGGGTGTTACAATTGGTATTTTTTCAATAATTGCCGTCTTGGCTGCAGTTGATTCTTTAGACAAAAAAATCTCTAAAGATTTGAGCAGTTTAGATAAAAATACGATTTATTTAATGAAATTCAGTTTTGGGCCTTCAGAAATTCCACAATGGAAGAGAGAACAGTTTCCAAATGTGAAATATGATGAATATGTTAACTTAAAAAATTCTCTTAATAATACAGATCAGGTTGGGTATCAGCTTTGGGTTAATAAAGAAACTTTAAAATATGATTCTAAAACTGTAGCCGATGTAAGGATTAATCCATCTTCATTTGAAATGGGGGATATTGATGGTTTAAGTTTTGAAAAAGGACGATTTTATAATGAATCTGAATCGAACTCAGGAACTGCTGTAATTGTTTTGGGATACGAAATTGCTCAGGGACTTTTTGGGGATATTGATCCAATTGGTAAAAATATCCGATTGTATGGCCAGCGTTTTACTGTAATTGGTGTAATTGCCAAACAAGGTGCGGGTTTTTTTGGAGACAGTAATGATACATCAGTTTATCTGCCGGCTAATTTTTTACGCCGAATGTATGGCGACAGCGATGCAATGACTCCAATGATTATTTTAAAACCTACTAAAGGTGTTGATATGGAAGCTTATAAAGCTGAAGTTTCCCAAAAATTAAGAGCAATTCGCGGAATGAAAGCAGGAGAAATGGATAACTTTTTCATAAATGTGCTTTCTGGTTTTACTGATTTTATCGACGGAATTTTAGGCCAGATGAATGTAGTAGGGTGGATTATCAGCGGATTTTCTCTTTTGGTCGGCGGTTTCGGAATTGCCAATATTATGTTTGTATCGGTTAAAGAAAGAACCAATTTAATTGGTATTCAAAAATCATTGGGAGCCAAAAACAGATTTATATTATTTCAGTTTTTATTTGAAGCTATAATTCTCTCTGTAATTGGCGGAATTATTGGTTTATTGATGGTTTGGGGAATTGCAGTTATTTTAACCAAAGCACTGGATTTTGAATTTGTATTGAGCTTTGGAAATATAATTTTGGGAACAACTTTAGCGGCGCTTATTGGATTGATTTCGGGTATTCTGCCGGCTATTTCTGCAGCAAATCTTGATCCTGTAGAAGCAATTAGAACAGGGATGTAG